In the Terriglobia bacterium genome, one interval contains:
- a CDS encoding deaminase — protein sequence MEAKKTFKVFHFKSAIAWQTARRGTMTNSRRPPVEIGSPPEFKGTEDVWCPEELLTGAVNSCLMLTFLSFAERRQLEISAYESSAEATVENDGGKYRVTHIQIQPTVSLGRESDIPFAQEIFKDAKEACIISNSVSAAVELLPQFEVGKQANARGNRMGYGGTDPKPDMAQVRDEGFMRQAIRLARAALERGDTPVGSVVVREGRIVAEGIEGVRSEKDFTAHAELKAVQDACRNLATRELEGCELYTTAEPCFMCSFVIRSAHISRVIMGKAVPHIGGVSSKHPILTDAGIPNWPPPPVVVRGVLEKECSELFVP from the coding sequence ATGGAGGCGAAGAAGACGTTCAAGGTGTTTCATTTCAAAAGTGCAATCGCGTGGCAGACCGCCAGGCGTGGGACGATGACGAACAGCCGGCGCCCGCCGGTCGAGATCGGGAGCCCGCCGGAATTCAAGGGGACGGAGGACGTGTGGTGCCCGGAGGAGTTGCTGACCGGCGCGGTGAACAGTTGTCTGATGCTCACCTTCCTGAGTTTCGCGGAGCGGCGACAACTGGAAATATCAGCTTATGAGAGCAGTGCCGAAGCAACCGTGGAGAACGACGGCGGGAAATACCGCGTGACCCACATCCAAATACAGCCCACGGTGTCGCTCGGCCGGGAGAGTGACATTCCGTTTGCGCAAGAGATCTTCAAAGACGCGAAGGAAGCCTGCATCATTTCGAACTCGGTGAGCGCGGCGGTCGAGTTGCTTCCGCAGTTTGAAGTTGGCAAACAAGCGAACGCCCGAGGGAACCGCATGGGCTACGGGGGGACAGATCCCAAGCCGGACATGGCGCAAGTTCGCGACGAAGGATTCATGCGCCAGGCGATCCGGTTGGCCCGCGCCGCTCTCGAACGCGGCGACACGCCGGTCGGCTCGGTGGTGGTTCGCGAAGGGCGCATTGTCGCCGAGGGCATCGAGGGCGTGCGGAGCGAAAAGGATTTCACCGCACATGCAGAACTCAAAGCGGTGCAGGATGCCTGCCGCAATTTAGCGACTCGCGAACTCGAGGGCTGCGAGCTATATACCACCGCGGAGCCTTGCTTCATGTGTTCGTTCGTGATTCGTAGCGCCCATATTTCCAGGGTGATAATGGGAAAGGCCGTGCCGCACATTGGCGGCGTCAGCTCAAAGCATCCCATTCTCACTGACGCCGGCATTCCCAACTGGCCGCCGCCTCCGGTGGTGGTGAGAGGCGTGCTCGAAAAGGAATGTAGCGAGTTGTTTGTTCCTTAG
- a CDS encoding acetyl-CoA C-acyltransferase, with amino-acid sequence MAEKYQISRERQDRFALESHRRAVAAIKSGKLKDQIVPVCVPCKKSEMREFSVDESPREDTSLEKLARLKPAFKQGGTVTAGNAPGTNDGAAATLVTSAETAQKLGKKPMARIVAQAVSGVEPRWVMMAPIDAVESLLKRTGWKVEDVDLVELNEAFAVQAVAVIEQLGLDPQKTNVNGGAVALGHPIGASGARILVDLLYEMERRDARRGVAALCLGGGNVETGHVDPSRLIANWRTAWHRACELAGVSRLRYHDLRHSAVTKMLQNGVPIATVAQVLGWSASTAIRMAKRYGHIRPEAQRQALELIATVLPSTMADEREADFAGASHQVPHQAPNVN; translated from the coding sequence GTGGCGGAAAAATACCAGATTTCGCGCGAGCGGCAGGACCGGTTTGCACTCGAAAGCCACCGGCGCGCCGTTGCGGCCATCAAAAGCGGAAAGCTGAAAGACCAGATTGTGCCTGTTTGCGTGCCCTGCAAAAAGAGCGAGATGCGGGAGTTTTCCGTTGACGAATCGCCGCGCGAAGACACTTCGCTGGAAAAGCTGGCCCGCCTGAAACCCGCTTTCAAACAGGGCGGAACGGTGACGGCGGGCAACGCTCCGGGGACGAATGACGGCGCCGCCGCCACGCTGGTGACCTCGGCTGAAACCGCGCAGAAGCTGGGCAAAAAGCCCATGGCGCGGATTGTGGCGCAGGCGGTGAGCGGCGTGGAACCGCGCTGGGTGATGATGGCCCCGATTGACGCGGTCGAGTCGCTGCTGAAAAGAACCGGCTGGAAAGTTGAAGATGTTGACCTGGTGGAGCTGAACGAGGCCTTTGCCGTGCAGGCGGTGGCCGTGATCGAGCAACTGGGACTGGACCCGCAGAAGACCAACGTGAACGGCGGCGCAGTGGCGCTGGGACATCCGATTGGCGCCTCGGGAGCGCGCATCCTGGTGGACCTGCTGTACGAAATGGAACGCCGCGACGCGCGCCGCGGAGTTGCCGCGCTGTGCCTCGGCGGCGGCAACGTCGAAACCGGCCATGTTGATCCTTCCAGACTGATCGCTAACTGGCGGACCGCATGGCACAGGGCTTGCGAACTGGCAGGGGTTTCTAGATTGCGGTATCATGATTTGCGACATTCGGCGGTTACCAAGATGCTCCAAAACGGAGTTCCTATTGCCACGGTTGCTCAGGTGCTTGGCTGGTCGGCTTCCACGGCCATTCGGATGGCCAAGCGTTACGGTCACATCCGGCCCGAAGCTCAACGGCAGGCCTTAGAGCTTATTGCCACGGTCTTGCCCAGTACCATGGCGGACGAGAGAGAGGCCGATTTTGCGGGAGCGTCACACCAAGTTCCACACCAAGCGCCGAATGTCAATTAG
- a CDS encoding cupin domain-containing protein, giving the protein MTTRREMNNSLAAMVAGFFLESAGTPLRAAAQRSRQAAQGHMQNMRAIGIHTLMQEPLAEMPNPEVTVLTLTVAPGGNSQPHKHTGPVFAYVLEGEIENQVDPDPPRRYKPGEYFYEPPMHVHRALRNLSSTKPAKLLIFQVGEKGKQFTMSAK; this is encoded by the coding sequence CTCGACGCGAAATGAACAACAGCCTCGCCGCCATGGTGGCCGGATTCTTTCTTGAGAGCGCCGGCACGCCCTTGCGGGCAGCAGCGCAACGGTCCCGACAAGCCGCCCAGGGCCACATGCAAAACATGCGGGCCATCGGAATTCACACGTTGATGCAGGAACCTTTGGCTGAAATGCCCAATCCAGAGGTGACGGTGCTGACGCTCACCGTCGCTCCCGGCGGCAACTCCCAGCCGCACAAGCATACGGGGCCGGTTTTTGCCTATGTGCTGGAAGGCGAGATCGAGAACCAGGTTGACCCGGATCCTCCCCGGAGATACAAGCCCGGCGAGTACTTTTACGAGCCTCCGATGCATGTCCATCGAGCTCTGCGCAACCTGAGCAGCACAAAGCCCGCAAAGCTTCTGATTTTTCAGGTCGGGGAAAAGGGAAAGCAGTTCACGATGTCGGCGAAATAG
- a CDS encoding glycoside hydrolase family 27 protein — translation MREKWLWIPLLLGILPVFAGNTLSFAQSRSLARTPPMGWNSWNHFGCRVSDVIIREQAKAMATNGMKAAGYRYVNIDDCWEGKRDADGFIHPNANFPDMKTLADYVHNLGLKLGIYSSPGPKTCGGYEGSYRHEQQDANTYAGWGVDYLKYDLCSFMSIMKLHDTHQDPQKALDMMKQAYSKMHQALVDTHRLVVYSLCEYGVGSVWEWGPEVGGNLWRTTDDISDTYRSMALIGFSQAGLEKYAGPGHWNDPDMLEVGNGGMKPDEYRTQMSLWAILAAPLIAGNDLTRMDETTKSILMNPEVIAVDQDRLGIQGRRVGPPQIWARPLSGGAMAVALFNFVIDDEAEPLTFRFKDIGFSGPLHVRDLWAHRDLGVLHSSYTVTVPQGGAVMLRLWK, via the coding sequence ATGCGCGAGAAATGGTTATGGATTCCTCTGCTTTTGGGAATCCTGCCGGTATTCGCAGGGAACACTCTGAGTTTTGCTCAGAGCCGAAGTTTAGCTCGCACCCCGCCGATGGGGTGGAATAGCTGGAATCATTTTGGCTGTCGTGTAAGCGACGTTATCATACGCGAACAGGCTAAAGCGATGGCCACAAACGGCATGAAGGCGGCCGGGTATCGCTACGTAAACATCGATGACTGCTGGGAGGGAAAGCGCGACGCCGACGGCTTTATTCATCCGAATGCGAATTTTCCTGACATGAAGACGCTGGCTGATTACGTCCACAACCTTGGTTTGAAGCTGGGGATCTATTCCTCGCCTGGGCCCAAAACCTGCGGAGGTTACGAAGGCAGTTACAGGCATGAGCAGCAGGATGCCAACACCTACGCTGGCTGGGGAGTGGACTATCTGAAGTATGACTTGTGCAGTTTCATGTCGATCATGAAACTACATGATACCCACCAGGACCCGCAAAAGGCATTGGACATGATGAAACAAGCCTACTCGAAGATGCACCAGGCGCTGGTAGACACGCACCGACTAGTTGTGTACAGCCTCTGCGAATACGGTGTCGGTTCCGTCTGGGAATGGGGACCGGAAGTGGGAGGCAATCTTTGGCGAACGACCGACGATATCAGTGACACTTATCGCAGCATGGCGCTGATAGGTTTCTCGCAGGCTGGGCTGGAAAAGTATGCGGGGCCGGGTCACTGGAACGATCCCGATATGCTGGAGGTGGGTAACGGTGGCATGAAACCAGACGAATATCGGACTCAGATGAGCCTTTGGGCTATTCTCGCCGCGCCATTGATTGCAGGTAATGACCTGACCAGGATGGACGAGACGACCAAAAGCATTCTGATGAACCCGGAAGTCATTGCCGTCGACCAGGACAGGTTGGGCATTCAAGGGCGCCGCGTCGGGCCGCCACAAATCTGGGCGCGACCCTTGAGCGGCGGCGCCATGGCGGTGGCGCTCTTCAACTTCGTGATCGATGATGAAGCGGAGCCGCTCACTTTTCGCTTCAAAGACATCGGCTTCAGCGGCCCCCTCCACGTACGCGATCTGTGGGCGCACAGGGACTTGGGGGTTCTGCACAGTTCCTACACCGTCACCGTGCCACAAGGTGGTGCGGTCATGCTCCGGCTCTGGAAATAA
- a CDS encoding beta-N-acetylhexosaminidase, with protein sequence MRTHRYASLIILYIVCSVSASAAHNPLLPRPQQIDYGSGHVAARGLAIEFASAPAPEDRFAAEQLAKWLGSRAGAEIPIREVKGNGPAIVLERTGAVDALPMPGEKPGPDSREAYELKVRPSGVTVRARSSAGIFYGAETLRQLLEGEGGQAVLPAVEIHDWPSLAYRGTMVDMSHGPLPTVQEVQRQLDFMARWKANQYYFYSEDSIELKAFPLINPEGRFSQEQVREIIAYARQRHIDVVPCLELYGHQHDLFRVERYSELGFIRYGRDFDPRSSRLISVLTDWIDQFSQLFPSSFFHIGLDETGETKELASNPDKLYMNLFLKVSNLVRGHGKTVMVWSDMFAKYPTLIPQIPSGTIVVPWGYEHTVYEPYWEPFATLPIPKFIASGVSVWDQILPDFDMSFDNIDNFLAAGRAHGVLGIINTVWTDDVMVLMRPALPGIAYGAIASWQTQPVDRSQFFSDYAEVVYPAALRAQVSAGLRDLSEAESRLATAVGEETGPQLWDDPFEPDRLSRIHAHLEDIHGARRAAEDAQVQLMQTLQIHGSHLALPELLLEAQLADYATMKYLYADQISGFWQQLGKSPDPSDLSFYSGEIYSHDHSRIADLLDAIGNLQQPYRIAWLAEYTPYRLRRVMARFDGELDYWWTVKKRLEYFENHYRKGDTLPPLDSFTRPR encoded by the coding sequence ATGCGAACTCACCGCTACGCTAGTCTGATCATCCTTTATATCGTGTGCTCGGTTTCGGCGAGTGCTGCGCATAATCCTTTGCTGCCGCGGCCGCAGCAGATCGATTACGGGTCGGGGCATGTGGCAGCGCGAGGCTTGGCGATTGAGTTCGCTTCCGCGCCAGCCCCCGAGGACCGCTTTGCCGCTGAGCAACTCGCAAAATGGCTGGGGTCCCGTGCTGGCGCTGAAATCCCCATTCGTGAAGTTAAGGGAAATGGTCCTGCCATCGTGCTGGAACGCACCGGAGCGGTGGATGCTCTGCCCATGCCGGGTGAAAAGCCCGGTCCTGATTCGCGCGAGGCGTACGAGCTGAAGGTCAGGCCCAGCGGAGTGACCGTCCGCGCTCGTTCCTCAGCGGGAATCTTCTACGGCGCGGAAACGCTGCGGCAGTTGTTGGAAGGCGAGGGCGGGCAGGCGGTCCTGCCCGCAGTTGAAATCCACGACTGGCCCAGCCTGGCCTATCGGGGAACAATGGTGGACATGAGCCACGGGCCACTGCCCACGGTGCAGGAAGTGCAGCGGCAACTGGACTTTATGGCCCGTTGGAAGGCGAATCAATATTACTTCTACAGCGAAGACAGCATCGAACTGAAGGCTTTCCCGCTGATCAATCCGGAGGGCCGATTCTCGCAGGAGCAGGTCCGGGAGATCATCGCTTACGCCCGCCAACGCCACATTGACGTAGTCCCCTGCCTGGAGCTTTACGGCCACCAGCACGATCTCTTCCGGGTGGAGCGGTACTCGGAGCTGGGATTCATCCGGTATGGCAGGGATTTTGATCCGAGGAGTTCCAGGCTTATTTCAGTACTCACCGATTGGATCGATCAGTTCTCACAGCTATTCCCAAGCTCTTTCTTCCACATCGGGCTCGACGAGACAGGTGAAACGAAGGAGCTCGCGTCAAATCCGGATAAGCTCTATATGAATTTATTCCTGAAGGTTTCAAACCTGGTTCGAGGTCATGGAAAAACGGTGATGGTATGGAGCGACATGTTTGCGAAGTACCCCACGTTGATCCCACAAATACCAAGCGGAACCATTGTCGTACCATGGGGCTACGAACACACCGTTTATGAACCTTACTGGGAGCCATTCGCCACGCTCCCCATCCCCAAATTCATCGCGAGCGGAGTCAGCGTATGGGACCAGATCTTGCCGGACTTCGACATGTCATTCGACAACATCGATAACTTTCTGGCCGCGGGGCGCGCACACGGGGTTCTGGGCATCATCAATACCGTATGGACAGACGACGTGATGGTGTTGATGCGCCCAGCCCTGCCCGGAATTGCTTACGGCGCGATCGCGTCCTGGCAAACCCAGCCCGTAGATCGCTCGCAGTTCTTTTCGGATTATGCAGAAGTTGTATATCCCGCTGCCCTGCGGGCACAAGTGTCTGCAGGATTGCGAGATCTTTCTGAAGCAGAATCCCGATTGGCGACTGCCGTTGGTGAGGAAACGGGCCCCCAACTCTGGGATGATCCGTTTGAGCCCGATCGGCTCTCGCGAATACACGCTCATCTGGAAGATATTCATGGCGCACGACGGGCCGCGGAAGACGCCCAGGTCCAGTTGATGCAAACACTCCAGATACACGGCAGTCACCTCGCGCTTCCGGAACTGCTTCTCGAAGCTCAACTGGCCGACTACGCAACCATGAAGTATCTCTATGCCGACCAGATCAGTGGATTCTGGCAGCAGTTGGGCAAGTCGCCGGATCCCAGTGACCTTTCGTTTTATAGCGGGGAAATCTATAGCCACGACCATAGCCGGATCGCGGACCTATTGGATGCCATCGGCAATCTGCAACAGCCTTACCGCATTGCGTGGCTCGCAGAGTATACGCCGTACCGACTCCGTCGAGTCATGGCAAGATTCGATGGAGAGTTGGACTACTGGTGGACTGTGAAGAAGCGGCTGGAATATTTCGAAAATCACTATCGCAAAGGGGACACGCTTCCGCCGCTCGACTCATTCACCCGCCCACGCTGA
- a CDS encoding phosphosulfolactate synthase, translating to MPEAQNQHSDRAFPFLRLNDRPAKPRQRGITEIRGPYYTPMGSRYLQDILDTMGWYVDALKFAGGSFSLMPRQTVKKLLDLCHAHDVLVSTGGFIEHVLTQGPESVTRYIEECKSLGFDIIEISSGFITIPHDDWLRLIEKVQKAGLKAKPEVGIQFGAGGATSAEELAAEGSRDPDGAIAQAKRFLEAGAYMIMIESEGITENVKVWRTDVPAKFVNALGTEKIMFEAADPEVFAWYIKNYGAEVNLFVDHSQIVQLECLRSGLWGTKSLWGRVVTYKG from the coding sequence ATGCCAGAAGCCCAAAATCAACACTCTGACCGCGCGTTCCCATTTCTGCGGCTGAATGACCGGCCCGCAAAGCCGCGCCAGCGCGGCATCACAGAAATCCGCGGGCCTTATTACACGCCGATGGGCAGCCGGTATCTTCAGGACATTCTCGACACCATGGGCTGGTACGTGGATGCTCTCAAATTTGCCGGCGGATCGTTCAGCCTGATGCCGCGCCAGACCGTCAAGAAATTGCTCGACCTGTGCCATGCGCATGATGTACTCGTCTCCACCGGCGGATTCATCGAGCACGTTCTCACGCAGGGGCCGGAATCCGTGACGCGTTATATCGAGGAGTGCAAATCGCTCGGCTTCGACATCATTGAAATCTCCAGCGGCTTCATCACCATTCCTCATGACGACTGGCTGCGGCTGATCGAAAAAGTGCAAAAGGCCGGGCTCAAGGCCAAGCCGGAGGTCGGCATCCAGTTTGGCGCAGGCGGCGCCACCAGCGCCGAAGAATTGGCGGCCGAAGGCTCGCGCGATCCTGATGGCGCCATCGCCCAGGCCAAGCGCTTTCTGGAAGCCGGGGCCTACATGATCATGATCGAATCCGAAGGCATTACTGAAAACGTCAAAGTTTGGCGTACGGATGTTCCGGCGAAATTTGTAAACGCCCTGGGAACCGAGAAGATCATGTTTGAAGCCGCGGACCCGGAAGTTTTCGCCTGGTACATCAAGAATTACGGCGCTGAAGTGAATCTCTTCGTCGATCACAGCCAGATCGTGCAGCTCGAGTGCCTGCGCTCGGGGCTGTGGGGCACCAAGAGCCTGTGGGGACGTGTCGTGACATACAAGGGCTAG